The following proteins come from a genomic window of Synechococcus sp. BIOS-E4-1:
- a CDS encoding 23S rRNA (pseudouridine(1915)-N(3))-methyltransferase RlmH, whose product MNISRCRIIAVGKVRKRWVQEGVELYLKRLPGLGVTELRDSNPEKEAEAIRQALRSDECPVLLMEQGITLTSVGFADRLRDLGSERLAFVIGGADGFTDALKSSARWQLSLSPMTFPHELARLLLLEQLYRAQSILQGSPYHRA is encoded by the coding sequence ATGAACATCTCCCGCTGCCGCATCATCGCGGTCGGAAAAGTGCGCAAGCGCTGGGTTCAGGAAGGTGTGGAGCTCTACCTCAAACGGCTGCCTGGCCTGGGCGTCACCGAACTGCGTGACAGCAACCCTGAGAAGGAAGCGGAGGCGATCCGTCAGGCCCTGCGTAGCGATGAATGTCCGGTGCTGCTGATGGAGCAGGGCATCACCCTGACCTCTGTGGGCTTCGCTGATCGTTTGCGGGACTTGGGTTCTGAGCGTCTGGCGTTTGTGATTGGTGGCGCTGACGGCTTCACCGATGCACTCAAGAGCTCAGCCCGCTGGCAGCTGAGCCTTTCGCCAATGACGTTCCCCCATGAACTAGCCCGGCTGCTACTTCTTGAACAGCTCTACAGAGCACAGTCGATCCTTCAGGGCAGTCCCTATCACCGGGCATGA
- a CDS encoding pentapeptide repeat-containing protein yields the protein MQRHLLASLLALLLLVGLPAQPVEAAMDYAKQVLIGADFSNREMQGVTFNLTNLREADLSGSDLQGASLYGAKLQDANLAGANLREATLDSAVLDGTNLTDAVLEDAFAFNTRFINVTITGADFTNVPFRGDALKTLCAAADGTNPVTGRETRDTLGCS from the coding sequence ATGCAACGACATCTACTGGCCTCTCTGCTTGCTTTGCTTCTGCTGGTGGGTCTGCCTGCTCAGCCGGTTGAGGCTGCAATGGATTACGCCAAACAGGTGTTGATCGGTGCTGATTTCTCCAACCGGGAGATGCAGGGCGTGACCTTCAACCTCACCAACCTGCGTGAAGCTGATCTGTCTGGCAGCGACCTTCAGGGCGCCAGCCTCTATGGAGCCAAGCTTCAAGACGCCAACCTCGCAGGAGCCAACCTGCGCGAGGCAACGCTGGATTCAGCGGTGCTGGATGGCACCAACCTCACGGACGCCGTTCTTGAAGATGCTTTTGCCTTCAACACCCGCTTCATCAACGTGACGATCACCGGTGCCGATTTCACCAACGTGCCTTTCCGCGGTGACGCACTCAAAACACTCTGCGCCGCCGCCGACGGCACCAATCCAGTGACAGGCCGCGAAACCCGCGACACCCTTGGCTGCTCATGA
- a CDS encoding cation:dicarboxylate symporter family transporter codes for MKSISRDFMQLIKRFNRQNFAAQVIEGMGVGFILGQLLPDQATTYLSPVGNGFIRLFQMPVLPFISLSLIAGVGRLEMHQAGRLLIRAGAVLVFFWALILLTVCLIPLGFPDWQQGSFYQPSLLETGESFDLVELFIPSNPFEAFAQTQIPAIVLFSLMLGIALIRIPKRKSLIKIFDTLCSGLLKISTTISKLTPLGVLAIVACSANKIGSSQIPRIGVYVAIQAGIALLFTFLILPLIVQGLTPFKAKKIINRFKNPMLIAFATANMLVVLPSIINIIKQLILEEKRKVHHISTHNQSASSALIKEIELPIELLTPLALVFPGMGRIASIAFIPFSEWMTGRPLIIEAYPEFLLTGLASTFMEGVMAMTFMINRLNLSNQLVDLYVTLDQTIIARLGTLLECSSVFSLVIISTWISLGNKHEQQRRLLPAAISYLSIPLFIATINAIFNRVPAPVNWEKEQMLSQGFAVAKGTAKIDLSYTKISEPGSWQRIKKQGVIHYCIMRNDYPMSYKNSSGNLVGLDIEIGLLFAEEMGLKPEFKLFKSFNKPIGKSTKLNKNFFASHNCDMTLSNVITSHKVISKFLSTRSLRDLSLSFLSKQPQFSTIKQWNDLKKYKTLRIGILEGKNLVDSTLSQAAPEAIFIRQRTNRLLIEALNNNQVDLVLMTTEKASAWTVLEPSLRITVPMPVQQVPKQRILPLEAKTLLRIWDDWMFFQYTTGVTEKIFDHWVKGIPVQSLNESTRGKSNLSTQP; via the coding sequence ATGAAATCAATTTCAAGGGATTTCATGCAATTAATCAAACGATTCAACCGACAAAACTTTGCTGCCCAGGTTATCGAGGGCATGGGCGTCGGCTTCATACTGGGACAGCTCCTACCCGACCAAGCAACGACTTATCTATCACCCGTCGGCAATGGATTCATAAGGCTATTTCAAATGCCTGTTTTACCATTTATCAGCCTATCTCTCATCGCTGGCGTGGGGAGGCTGGAAATGCATCAGGCCGGTCGACTCTTAATCAGAGCAGGAGCTGTGCTTGTCTTTTTCTGGGCACTTATTTTACTGACTGTCTGCCTCATACCACTTGGCTTTCCTGATTGGCAACAAGGATCGTTCTACCAACCCAGTCTTCTGGAAACAGGAGAATCATTTGATTTAGTCGAACTCTTTATTCCTTCAAACCCATTTGAGGCATTTGCGCAAACCCAGATACCGGCAATTGTGCTTTTTTCATTAATGCTAGGAATTGCGTTAATCAGAATCCCAAAAAGAAAATCACTCATCAAAATATTTGACACTCTTTGCAGTGGATTGTTAAAAATATCGACAACAATTTCCAAACTCACCCCACTTGGAGTTCTTGCAATTGTGGCGTGCAGTGCCAATAAAATAGGCAGTTCACAGATCCCGCGAATCGGGGTCTACGTAGCCATACAGGCAGGAATTGCCTTGCTATTCACATTCCTCATTCTCCCCCTAATCGTCCAAGGCCTAACCCCTTTCAAAGCCAAGAAAATTATCAATAGATTCAAGAACCCCATGCTGATTGCGTTCGCTACAGCAAACATGCTTGTGGTCTTACCATCAATAATCAATATCATTAAGCAGCTGATTTTAGAAGAAAAACGCAAGGTTCACCATATCAGCACTCATAATCAATCCGCAAGTTCAGCCCTGATCAAGGAGATTGAACTCCCCATTGAGCTACTTACACCTCTGGCATTGGTCTTTCCTGGCATGGGCAGAATCGCCTCTATTGCATTCATTCCTTTTTCAGAATGGATGACTGGCAGACCATTGATCATCGAAGCTTATCCGGAGTTTCTGCTCACAGGCCTTGCCAGCACGTTCATGGAGGGAGTCATGGCAATGACATTCATGATCAACAGATTGAATCTGTCCAATCAACTTGTTGACCTTTATGTGACTCTTGATCAAACAATTATTGCTCGACTCGGAACCCTACTGGAATGCAGCAGTGTCTTCAGCCTCGTAATCATAAGCACTTGGATCAGCCTGGGAAATAAACACGAACAACAACGAAGGCTTTTACCAGCGGCAATATCGTATTTAAGCATTCCCCTATTCATTGCAACGATCAATGCAATCTTTAACAGGGTTCCTGCACCCGTCAACTGGGAGAAAGAGCAAATGCTTTCGCAGGGCTTTGCAGTGGCAAAAGGAACTGCGAAAATCGATCTCTCATACACAAAGATTTCAGAACCTGGCTCATGGCAAAGGATCAAGAAACAAGGAGTTATTCATTATTGCATTATGAGAAATGACTACCCAATGTCATACAAAAACTCCTCAGGCAATCTTGTCGGACTGGATATTGAAATCGGCCTGCTTTTTGCTGAAGAGATGGGCTTGAAACCGGAGTTCAAACTATTCAAGTCGTTCAACAAACCAATCGGCAAAAGCACAAAACTGAATAAGAACTTTTTTGCATCACATAATTGCGACATGACCCTTTCTAACGTTATTACCAGCCACAAAGTAATTTCCAAATTTCTGTCTACAAGATCTCTTAGAGACCTGAGTCTTTCGTTCCTAAGCAAGCAGCCTCAATTCAGCACCATCAAACAATGGAATGATCTTAAAAAATATAAAACGTTGAGGATCGGAATTCTAGAAGGCAAAAATTTGGTTGATTCAACATTGAGCCAGGCTGCACCTGAAGCGATTTTTATACGACAACGCACTAATCGTTTACTGATCGAAGCCTTAAACAACAATCAGGTCGATCTCGTTTTAATGACAACGGAAAAGGCAAGCGCCTGGACAGTTCTTGAACCTTCACTGAGGATCACTGTGCCAATGCCAGTACAACAAGTCCCTAAACAAAGAATTCTGCCACTGGAAGCAAAAACTCTTCTGCGTATCTGGGATGACTGGATGTTTTTTCAATATACAACCGGTGTAACAGAAAAGATTTTTGATCATTGGGTTAAGGGCATTCCAGTTCAATCACTCAACGAAAGCACAAGGGGGAAATCCAATTTGAGCACACAACCTTAG
- a CDS encoding YraN family protein, which yields MSAVDAKSDPGRWAEQRALNLLKNRGWSCLDQRWACRYGELDLMMIKPGRSGPRLLMVEVKARRRCGPDYWGLKAFAPMKRRRLARTVACWQSCNPWSDQGHLEVVLALVPLPPSSRPVRWIRVPELGIA from the coding sequence TTGAGCGCTGTTGATGCAAAGAGTGATCCCGGTCGCTGGGCGGAGCAGCGTGCTCTCAATCTGTTGAAGAACCGTGGCTGGAGCTGCCTTGATCAGCGCTGGGCCTGTCGTTATGGCGAACTTGATCTGATGATGATCAAACCGGGTCGCTCCGGGCCACGCCTGCTGATGGTTGAAGTCAAGGCCAGGCGGCGATGCGGCCCCGATTACTGGGGGTTGAAGGCTTTTGCTCCGATGAAACGCAGACGCCTGGCGCGGACTGTTGCCTGTTGGCAGTCGTGCAATCCCTGGAGTGATCAGGGGCATCTGGAGGTGGTGCTCGCGCTGGTACCGCTACCTCCCAGTTCCAGGCCTGTGCGCTGGATCAGGGTGCCGGAGCTTGGGATTGCCTGA
- a CDS encoding uridine kinase encodes MTRPALLILIAGPSAAGKTHFSKELKTSLVQSGIAAVVIGSDDYYREHWTPNSIYGFDTVDAIDRDALIGDVQALLERRLKHRRRYDMSTRAVSWESLKTTCDVVLLEGAYGPQLLMNHLHPDLLIYVSAFLPIRVMRRLRRDVRERERSVPSVLRQMLLNMIPGERRYIHPLQRSADLVISDVPQGLLQAVQRIEVLIRQSQAPAP; translated from the coding sequence ATGACCAGACCGGCCCTGCTGATTTTGATCGCAGGCCCTTCAGCGGCAGGCAAGACCCACTTCAGTAAGGAGCTGAAGACGTCGCTCGTGCAAAGCGGGATTGCTGCTGTGGTGATCGGCTCCGACGATTACTACCGCGAGCACTGGACACCGAATTCGATCTATGGATTCGACACGGTCGATGCCATCGACAGGGATGCACTGATCGGAGACGTTCAGGCTCTGCTCGAGCGCCGTCTGAAGCATCGACGTCGTTACGACATGAGCACCAGGGCCGTCAGCTGGGAGTCTCTGAAGACAACCTGCGACGTCGTGCTGTTGGAGGGAGCCTATGGTCCGCAGCTGCTGATGAATCATCTCCATCCTGATCTTCTGATTTATGTGAGCGCATTCCTCCCGATCAGGGTGATGCGGCGACTGCGACGCGATGTGCGCGAACGTGAGCGCTCAGTGCCATCTGTGCTTCGCCAGATGCTGCTGAACATGATTCCTGGGGAACGGCGCTATATCCATCCGCTTCAACGTTCTGCCGATCTGGTCATCAGTGATGTTCCGCAAGGCCTTCTTCAGGCTGTGCAGAGGATTGAAGTTCTGATCAGGCAATCCCAAGCTCCGGCACCCTGA
- the rsmA gene encoding 16S rRNA (adenine(1518)-N(6)/adenine(1519)-N(6))-dimethyltransferase RsmA, producing the protein MSFAGHTARKRFGQHWLRDERVLDRILEAAELTLADRVLEVGPGRGALTERLLSSPAAFVHAVELDRDLVAGLRARFGPKPRFSLCEGDVLEVPLTLPDGAAASKVVANIPYNITGPLLDRLIGRLDRPVEPPYERLILLVQKEVAERIRARPGHSSFSALSVRLQLLARCASVCPVPPRCFQPPPKVQSEVIRLDPLPADQRPDPDLCCRVERLLKQAFLARRKMLRNTLAGVKPPDQLHELAQQAGIDLQQRPQEVAPESWVALARGLSQAERGE; encoded by the coding sequence ATGAGCTTCGCAGGACATACGGCCCGCAAACGGTTTGGTCAGCACTGGCTTCGGGATGAACGGGTTCTGGATCGGATCCTCGAGGCTGCGGAGCTGACGCTGGCGGATCGTGTGCTGGAGGTGGGGCCTGGCCGTGGTGCCCTGACCGAACGTCTGCTCAGCAGTCCTGCTGCCTTCGTTCACGCTGTTGAGTTGGACCGTGATCTCGTGGCAGGTCTGCGTGCGCGTTTCGGTCCCAAGCCGCGGTTTTCGCTCTGTGAGGGGGATGTTCTTGAGGTGCCTCTGACGCTTCCGGACGGCGCTGCGGCTTCCAAGGTGGTGGCGAATATTCCCTACAACATCACAGGGCCCCTGCTCGATCGTCTGATCGGTCGTCTGGATCGGCCCGTTGAGCCTCCCTACGAACGACTCATTCTCTTGGTGCAGAAAGAGGTGGCAGAGCGCATTCGTGCCCGTCCCGGACACAGCAGTTTCAGTGCTCTGAGCGTGCGTCTCCAGCTTCTGGCTCGTTGTGCAAGCGTTTGTCCTGTGCCGCCTCGTTGCTTTCAGCCACCTCCGAAGGTGCAGTCCGAGGTCATCCGGTTGGATCCCTTGCCGGCGGATCAGCGCCCAGATCCGGATCTCTGCTGTCGGGTGGAACGTTTGCTCAAACAGGCTTTTCTCGCTCGACGAAAGATGTTGCGAAACACGCTTGCCGGTGTCAAACCTCCGGATCAGCTCCACGAGCTGGCACAGCAGGCGGGGATTGATCTGCAGCAGAGGCCTCAGGAGGTGGCACCTGAGAGCTGGGTGGCCCTGGCCAGGGGATTGAGTCAGGCGGAAAGAGGCGAGTGA
- the ispE gene encoding 4-(cytidine 5'-diphospho)-2-C-methyl-D-erythritol kinase, with the protein MTAPVCVSAPAKINLHLEVLGLRSDGFHELAMVMQSIDLADQLDCENTADGTLSLSCDQPELSCGDDNLIMRAARLLRQRSGFSELGARMHLRKRIPIGAGLAGGSSDGAAALVALNTLWGLGQTLSQLETLAADLGSDMPFCVAGGTQLCFGRGERLELLPEPSVPMGVLLVKDPSISVSTPWAYGECKRQRFDHYLDGESAFEQRREELRSSAWLHPLRAEAPPPLRNDLQAVVAPQNSSVRKALQLLEALPGQLRAAMSGSGPSCFALFPNFAAAEQARQRTTELFLAEGLQSWSCSLLPHGVKLAA; encoded by the coding sequence ATGACGGCTCCGGTTTGCGTCAGCGCTCCGGCCAAGATCAATCTGCACCTCGAGGTGCTTGGCCTGCGCAGCGACGGGTTTCACGAACTCGCCATGGTGATGCAGAGCATTGATCTCGCCGATCAGCTCGATTGCGAGAACACCGCTGACGGGACTCTTTCCCTCAGCTGTGATCAGCCCGAACTCAGTTGCGGTGACGACAACCTGATCATGCGGGCGGCCAGGCTGCTGCGACAGCGATCCGGATTCTCAGAGTTGGGTGCACGCATGCATCTGCGCAAACGCATTCCCATCGGCGCTGGTCTCGCGGGAGGTTCCAGCGATGGCGCAGCAGCGCTGGTTGCACTGAACACGCTCTGGGGTCTTGGGCAGACCCTCTCCCAGCTTGAGACGCTTGCTGCCGATCTCGGATCCGACATGCCGTTCTGTGTTGCCGGCGGCACCCAGCTCTGTTTTGGACGAGGAGAGCGGCTTGAGCTGCTGCCAGAACCGTCCGTGCCGATGGGTGTTCTGTTGGTGAAGGATCCGTCCATCAGTGTCTCGACGCCGTGGGCCTACGGCGAGTGCAAACGCCAGCGTTTCGATCACTACCTCGATGGTGAGTCAGCCTTTGAGCAGCGTCGTGAAGAGCTTCGATCCTCTGCATGGCTGCACCCTCTGCGAGCTGAAGCTCCTCCGCCATTGCGCAACGACCTGCAGGCCGTGGTGGCACCGCAGAACTCCTCGGTGCGAAAGGCGCTGCAGCTCCTGGAGGCATTACCGGGCCAGTTGCGGGCGGCCATGAGTGGTTCAGGGCCGAGCTGCTTTGCTCTGTTCCCCAACTTCGCTGCGGCTGAACAAGCCCGTCAGCGAACGACCGAGCTGTTTCTGGCAGAGGGTTTGCAGTCCTGGAGTTGCTCACTGCTGCCACACGGCGTCAAGCTGGCGGCATGA
- a CDS encoding DUF3082 domain-containing protein gives MSDSNTASAKPRKGPLSFLSGSITSLVLAWLSFGLSKKVVIYLSTHSSNFSSTTAQNIASAMKTLFIGMCFLATFSFAFIGIGLFLVFLRSLFMKDKLDAA, from the coding sequence ATGAGTGACAGCAACACAGCCTCAGCGAAACCCCGTAAAGGACCACTCAGTTTCCTTTCGGGATCCATCACCAGCCTGGTTCTGGCCTGGTTGAGTTTTGGCTTGAGCAAAAAAGTCGTGATCTATCTGTCAACTCACTCTTCAAATTTCAGCAGCACCACAGCGCAGAACATCGCTTCTGCCATGAAGACTCTGTTCATTGGCATGTGTTTCCTGGCCACATTCAGCTTTGCCTTCATCGGAATTGGTTTGTTCCTGGTGTTTCTTCGCAGTCTTTTCATGAAAGACAAGCTGGACGCTGCCTAG
- a CDS encoding pyruvate dehydrogenase complex E1 component subunit beta has product MAGTLLFNALREAIDEEMARDPHVCVMGEDVGHYGGSYKVTKDLYEKYGELRVLDTPIAENSFTGMAVGAAMTGLRPIVEGMNMGFLLLAFNQISNNMGMLRYTSGGNFTIPTVVRGPGGVGRQLGAEHSQRLEAYFHAVPGIKIVACSTPTNAKGLMKAAIRDNNPVLFFEHVLLYNLTEDLPAGDYTCALDQADLVREGSDITILTYSRMRHHCLKAVEQLEADGISAELIDLISLKPFDMETIARSIRKTHKVIVVEECMKTGGIGAELIALITEQCFDELDARPIRLSSQDIPTPYNGNLENLTIIQPHQIVEAAQTIVRQGL; this is encoded by the coding sequence GTGGCAGGGACGCTTCTCTTTAACGCACTTCGCGAAGCCATCGATGAGGAAATGGCCCGTGATCCCCACGTCTGTGTGATGGGAGAGGACGTCGGCCATTACGGCGGCTCCTACAAAGTCACCAAGGATCTCTACGAGAAATACGGCGAACTGAGGGTTCTCGACACCCCGATTGCCGAGAACAGTTTCACCGGAATGGCTGTAGGTGCCGCGATGACAGGCCTGAGGCCGATCGTGGAGGGCATGAACATGGGATTCCTGCTGCTGGCCTTCAATCAGATCTCCAACAACATGGGGATGCTCCGCTACACCAGCGGCGGCAATTTCACGATTCCAACGGTGGTGCGGGGGCCGGGCGGAGTTGGTCGACAGCTGGGAGCTGAACACAGTCAGCGGCTCGAGGCTTATTTCCATGCCGTGCCCGGCATCAAGATCGTGGCCTGCAGTACGCCAACCAACGCGAAGGGCCTGATGAAGGCTGCCATTCGCGACAACAATCCGGTTCTTTTCTTCGAGCATGTGTTGCTCTACAACCTCACGGAGGATCTACCGGCAGGCGACTACACCTGTGCCCTCGATCAGGCGGATCTGGTCAGGGAGGGCAGTGACATCACGATCCTGACCTACTCAAGAATGCGTCATCACTGCCTCAAGGCTGTGGAACAGCTCGAGGCCGACGGGATCAGTGCCGAACTGATTGATCTGATCAGCCTCAAGCCCTTCGATATGGAGACGATCGCCCGCTCGATCCGCAAGACCCACAAGGTGATTGTGGTGGAGGAGTGCATGAAGACTGGCGGCATCGGTGCCGAGCTGATCGCTCTGATCACCGAGCAGTGCTTCGATGAGCTCGATGCCCGGCCGATTCGGCTGTCCAGCCAGGACATCCCCACTCCCTACAACGGCAACCTCGAGAATCTGACCATCATCCAGCCGCATCAGATTGTCGAAGCGGCTCAGACCATTGTTCGTCAGGGGCTCTGA